A window of Prolixibacter sp. SD074 contains these coding sequences:
- a CDS encoding tetratricopeptide repeat protein: MRQIVLMTMILFLTVPVFAQKERKFIREGNRDFAKGLEDTTSLDTVRFGKAEVAYRRALQEKPDNFQWKFNLADALYKQAKPAKAAEEFEQLTKETDNKRDKAKVYHNLGNSLLAQKKVDESIDAYKKSLRLNPNDMETKYNLAYAEKMKQQQENKKKNKQNQQDKNKQNKDQNKNNKDKQNQDQKKNQDQNKNKQDQNKQNQNNQNQNQQQQPQQNKISKQNAEQMLQALQNDEKKTQEKVRKLKAKKAQQNKIEKDW; the protein is encoded by the coding sequence ATGAGGCAAATCGTTCTCATGACCATGATATTATTCCTGACGGTTCCGGTATTTGCGCAAAAAGAACGCAAATTTATCCGGGAAGGGAACAGGGATTTTGCCAAAGGGCTCGAGGATACCACCAGTCTCGATACGGTTCGTTTTGGCAAAGCGGAAGTGGCTTATCGCAGGGCACTGCAGGAAAAACCGGACAATTTCCAATGGAAGTTCAACCTGGCCGATGCTTTGTACAAACAGGCTAAGCCGGCGAAGGCAGCTGAGGAATTTGAGCAATTGACCAAGGAGACTGACAACAAGAGGGATAAGGCGAAGGTTTATCATAACCTCGGGAATTCGTTGCTGGCGCAGAAAAAGGTTGACGAAAGTATCGATGCGTACAAAAAGTCGTTGCGCTTGAACCCAAATGATATGGAAACCAAGTACAATCTGGCGTACGCCGAAAAGATGAAGCAACAGCAGGAAAACAAGAAAAAGAATAAACAGAACCAGCAGGATAAGAACAAACAAAACAAGGATCAGAACAAGAATAATAAGGACAAACAGAACCAGGATCAGAAGAAAAATCAGGATCAGAATAAGAATAAACAAGATCAAAATAAGCAAAACCAGAATAACCAAAACCAAAATCAGCAACAGCAACCTCAGCAAAACAAAATCTCGAAACAGAATGCCGAGCAGATGTTGCAGGCCCTGCAAAACGATGAGAAAAAAACACAGGAAAAAGTGCGCAAGCTGAAAGCGAAAAAAGCGCAGCAAAATAAGATTGAAAAGGATTGGTAA
- a CDS encoding VWA domain-containing protein, giving the protein MESFRFANPEYLYLLLVIPAFAIIFWFARRGRRKAIRKFGNPELLAGLMPSVSNGRPIVKFWIWMLALAFIIVGVARPQFGSKLKTVKRKGIEIMIALDVSNSMLAQDIKPDRLDRAKRAIAKLTDRLNQDKIGLIVFAGQAYIQLPITTDYASAKLFLSSVNTNMVPVQGTAIGAAINLAARSFSPNFEGNKTIIVITDGENHEDDAVGAAKAAKEKGITVNTIGMGLPEGAPIPVTLPNGQQGYRKDRQGNTIITKLDEKMLTEIANTGGGTYIRANNAQVGLNRLFDELNKMQKAEIESRVYSDYNDQYGYFLGMALALILLDFLVLERKNKWLRNYSLFK; this is encoded by the coding sequence ATGGAATCATTTAGGTTCGCAAATCCCGAATATCTATATCTTTTGCTGGTGATACCGGCATTTGCCATCATCTTTTGGTTTGCCCGAAGGGGACGACGAAAAGCCATACGTAAATTTGGAAATCCGGAACTGTTGGCCGGACTGATGCCTAGTGTATCGAATGGCCGTCCGATAGTGAAATTCTGGATTTGGATGTTGGCACTGGCGTTTATTATCGTTGGAGTAGCAAGGCCGCAGTTTGGCTCGAAGCTGAAAACAGTGAAACGAAAAGGAATCGAAATCATGATTGCCCTGGACGTTTCGAATAGTATGCTGGCGCAGGATATCAAACCTGATAGGTTAGACCGCGCGAAAAGAGCGATTGCCAAATTGACCGACCGGCTCAATCAGGACAAAATCGGATTGATTGTTTTCGCCGGGCAGGCATATATTCAGTTGCCCATTACCACCGATTATGCGTCGGCTAAGCTGTTTCTGAGTTCGGTAAATACCAATATGGTCCCGGTACAGGGAACAGCCATCGGAGCGGCTATCAACCTGGCTGCCCGTTCGTTTTCTCCAAACTTTGAAGGAAATAAAACCATCATCGTTATCACCGATGGGGAAAATCACGAAGATGATGCGGTTGGGGCAGCTAAAGCTGCTAAAGAAAAAGGAATTACCGTCAATACCATTGGCATGGGACTTCCCGAAGGAGCGCCAATTCCGGTTACCTTACCCAACGGACAACAAGGTTACCGGAAAGACCGTCAGGGGAATACCATCATCACAAAGTTGGACGAGAAGATGCTGACCGAAATTGCCAATACCGGCGGCGGAACTTACATCCGTGCAAACAATGCACAGGTTGGTTTGAATAGGCTTTTCGATGAGTTGAATAAGATGCAAAAGGCGGAAATTGAGTCGCGGGTTTATTCCGATTACAACGATCAGTATGGTTACTTCTTGGGCATGGCCCTGGCATTGATTTTGCTGGATTTTCTGGTGCTCGAACGGAAAAATAAGTGGTTGAGGAATTACAGTTTGTTTAAATAA
- a CDS encoding VWA domain-containing protein: MSQITYAYPAFFYLFLLFIPMIVWYVWQQKKSRASIQISTLRGFDAAPRTWKHYLRHLLFVLQLGVLSLLIMALARPQSSSSWENATTEGIDIIIALDISSSMLARDFQPDRLDAAKNVAVQFISGRPYDRIGLVVFAGESFTQCPLTTDHAVLINLFKDIHTGMIEDGTAIGEGLATAVSRLKDSKAKSKVVILLTDGENNRGEIAPVTAAEIAKTFGARVYTIGVGTIGTAPYPVQTPFGKQMRQMQVKIDEPMLKKIASITGGEYFRATDNATLKSIYQHIDKLEKSKIDVKQFSKKTEEYERFAIPAMLLALLLVFLKNTVFRNIP, from the coding sequence ATGAGTCAGATAACATACGCATATCCCGCATTTTTTTACCTGTTTCTGCTATTCATACCCATGATTGTTTGGTATGTATGGCAACAGAAAAAATCGCGGGCAAGCATACAGATATCGACACTGAGAGGTTTTGATGCGGCACCCAGAACATGGAAGCATTACTTGCGCCATCTGCTCTTTGTATTGCAGTTAGGCGTGTTATCGCTGCTGATTATGGCATTGGCCCGGCCGCAATCGTCTTCCAGTTGGGAGAACGCTACTACCGAGGGAATCGATATCATTATTGCGTTGGATATTTCGAGTTCAATGCTGGCCCGTGACTTTCAGCCCGACCGGTTGGACGCAGCCAAGAATGTGGCGGTTCAGTTTATTTCAGGCCGGCCTTACGACCGGATTGGCCTGGTGGTTTTTGCCGGTGAGAGTTTTACGCAGTGTCCGTTGACAACCGATCATGCGGTGTTGATTAATCTTTTCAAGGATATCCATACCGGAATGATTGAAGACGGAACGGCTATTGGAGAAGGCCTTGCCACAGCGGTCTCACGGTTGAAGGACAGCAAAGCCAAAAGCAAAGTGGTTATCCTGCTGACCGATGGTGAGAACAACCGCGGCGAAATTGCACCGGTTACGGCAGCCGAAATAGCCAAAACATTTGGCGCCAGGGTTTATACCATTGGAGTGGGGACCATCGGAACGGCACCTTATCCCGTTCAAACACCTTTTGGTAAGCAGATGCGGCAGATGCAGGTGAAAATTGATGAGCCGATGCTGAAGAAAATAGCTTCAATTACCGGGGGCGAGTACTTCCGGGCGACCGATAATGCCACGTTGAAATCGATTTATCAGCACATCGATAAGCTGGAGAAATCGAAAATTGACGTGAAGCAGTTCAGTAAAAAAACGGAAGAATACGAACGGTTCGCTATTCCGGCCATGTTGCTGGCACTGTTGCTGGTATTCCTGAAAAACACGGTTTTCCGGAATATCCCGTAA
- a CDS encoding DUF58 domain-containing protein: METSDLLKKVRKIEIKTRGLSRNIFAGEYHSAFKGRGMAFSEVREYQFGDDVRTIDWNVTARYNKPFIKVFEEERELTVMLMIDVSGSRDFGTSEKLKKNVITEIGAILSFSAISNNDKIGVIFFSDKIEKFIPPQKGRTHTLRIIRELIEFKPESKQTDIAQALQYLTNVMKRRVTTFVISDFMDNNPELEKAFRIANSKHDVVGLQIYDERETELPSIGMVKFKDAESGEYLWVDSSSRKVRDAYQKWWNDYRSKLDIMMKRSGVDYVGINTREDYVKSLVSLFKKRE, translated from the coding sequence GTGGAAACATCGGACCTGCTAAAGAAAGTTCGGAAAATTGAGATAAAGACGCGGGGATTGTCGCGCAACATCTTTGCCGGAGAGTATCATAGTGCTTTCAAAGGTCGTGGTATGGCCTTTAGCGAAGTGCGAGAGTACCAGTTTGGCGACGATGTGCGGACCATCGACTGGAACGTAACGGCCCGGTACAACAAACCTTTCATCAAGGTATTTGAAGAAGAGCGGGAGCTGACCGTGATGTTGATGATTGATGTGAGTGGTTCGCGCGATTTTGGTACCTCCGAAAAGCTGAAGAAGAATGTAATTACCGAAATTGGAGCGATTCTTTCCTTCTCGGCCATTTCCAACAACGATAAAATTGGTGTGATTTTCTTCTCCGATAAAATCGAGAAGTTCATCCCGCCGCAAAAAGGCCGGACGCACACGTTGCGCATCATCCGGGAGCTCATCGAATTTAAGCCCGAATCAAAGCAGACCGATATCGCTCAAGCCCTGCAATATCTCACAAATGTGATGAAGCGCAGGGTTACGACGTTCGTTATTTCCGATTTTATGGATAATAATCCGGAGTTGGAAAAGGCGTTTCGTATTGCCAACAGCAAACACGATGTAGTGGGACTGCAGATATACGACGAGCGGGAAACGGAATTGCCTTCCATTGGTATGGTAAAGTTCAAAGATGCCGAGTCCGGAGAATACCTTTGGGTCGATTCATCAAGCCGGAAAGTCCGGGACGCTTATCAGAAATGGTGGAACGACTACCGGTCGAAGCTCGATATCATGATGAAGCGTTCAGGCGTCGACTATGTCGGGATCAATACCCGTGAGGACTATGTGAAATCGCTTGTTTCACTGTTTAAGAAAAGAGAATAA
- a CDS encoding AAA family ATPase, which yields MQQESSFVDMITMEMNKVIVGQKHLVDSLLIGLLSDGHILLEGVPGLAKTLAINTLSHIVAARFARIQFTPDLLPADLLGTMIYSQKNEEFMVKKGPIFTNFVLADEINRAPAKVQSALLEAMQERQITIGDHTYKLEEPFLVMATQNPIEQEGTYPLPEAQVDRFMLKVVLDYPKKDEERLIIQQNLLKKFPEASTILKPEDIIRARDIVKDVYIDEKIQKYIVDIVYSTRQPAEHGLPKYAEMITYGASPRASISLAQAAKSYAFIKRRGYVIPEDIRAVCHDVLRHRIGLSYEAEANNLTSEEIISEILNTVEVP from the coding sequence ATTCAACAGGAGAGCTCGTTCGTCGACATGATCACCATGGAGATGAATAAAGTGATTGTGGGACAAAAACATTTGGTTGACAGTTTGTTGATTGGACTGTTATCTGATGGGCACATTTTGCTGGAAGGTGTACCTGGTTTGGCAAAAACGCTGGCCATCAATACGCTTTCGCACATTGTGGCTGCCAGGTTTGCCCGCATCCAGTTTACGCCCGACCTGTTGCCGGCCGACTTGTTGGGTACCATGATTTACAGCCAGAAGAACGAAGAGTTCATGGTGAAGAAGGGGCCAATTTTCACCAATTTCGTATTGGCCGATGAGATCAACCGTGCGCCTGCCAAAGTGCAGTCGGCGTTGCTCGAAGCCATGCAGGAGCGGCAGATCACCATTGGCGATCATACTTACAAACTGGAAGAGCCTTTCCTGGTAATGGCGACTCAGAACCCAATTGAGCAGGAAGGAACCTATCCGCTTCCCGAAGCGCAGGTTGACCGTTTTATGCTGAAAGTTGTGTTGGATTATCCGAAGAAAGACGAAGAGCGGCTGATTATTCAACAAAACCTGCTCAAAAAATTTCCCGAAGCATCGACGATTCTGAAACCGGAAGATATTATCCGTGCACGGGATATCGTGAAGGATGTGTATATCGACGAAAAGATTCAGAAATACATTGTCGATATTGTTTATTCAACGCGTCAACCTGCAGAACACGGATTGCCGAAATATGCCGAAATGATTACCTACGGCGCTTCGCCCCGTGCCTCCATTAGTCTGGCACAGGCTGCCAAATCGTACGCTTTCATCAAGCGTCGCGGCTACGTGATTCCGGAAGATATTCGTGCCGTTTGCCACGATGTATTGCGTCACCGTATCGGACTGAGTTACGAAGCGGAAGCCAATAATTTGACCAGCGAGGAGATCATCTCCGAAATTCTCAATACGGTTGAAGTGCCGTAG
- the truA gene encoding tRNA pseudouridine(38-40) synthase TruA has translation MQRYFIQLAYDGTNYHGWQIQPGPVSVQEVLEQAMSTISRETIHVTGAGRTDTGVHASFFVAHFDAESENLDDQHFTFRLNRFLPPDISVQNIYKVHDKAHARFDATYRTYQYFITKQKNPFSRTFAYHHYRLLDTEKMNEAAQLLFNYSDFTSFSRTGTDIKTGICEIMEAYWTEEPERYILTIKADRFLRNMVRAIVGTMLDIGMGKIEPEGMAHIIEAKDRRAAGPSAAARGLFLVDIGYPEEISQGLSRNPG, from the coding sequence ATGCAACGATATTTTATTCAACTCGCATACGACGGTACCAATTATCACGGCTGGCAAATCCAGCCAGGCCCTGTTAGTGTGCAGGAAGTGTTGGAGCAAGCCATGTCTACTATTTCGCGTGAGACCATTCACGTTACCGGAGCCGGACGGACCGACACCGGTGTACATGCCAGCTTTTTCGTGGCACATTTCGATGCGGAGTCGGAAAACCTGGACGATCAGCATTTCACCTTCCGGTTGAACCGGTTCCTTCCACCCGATATTTCGGTACAAAATATTTACAAAGTACATGACAAAGCACATGCCCGCTTCGATGCCACGTATCGCACCTATCAATATTTTATCACGAAGCAGAAAAATCCCTTCAGCCGCACTTTCGCATACCATCACTATCGGTTGCTCGACACCGAAAAAATGAATGAAGCCGCCCAACTGCTATTCAACTATTCCGATTTTACCAGTTTCAGCCGCACCGGAACCGACATTAAAACAGGAATTTGCGAGATTATGGAAGCCTACTGGACCGAAGAGCCGGAGCGATATATTTTGACCATCAAAGCTGACCGCTTTTTGCGGAACATGGTTCGGGCAATTGTCGGTACCATGCTCGATATTGGCATGGGGAAAATAGAGCCGGAAGGAATGGCACATATTATTGAAGCGAAAGACCGCCGGGCAGCTGGCCCGAGCGCTGCCGCCCGAGGTTTATTTCTGGTTGATATCGGTTACCCGGAAGAAATTTCGCAAGGCTTGAGCAGGAATCCCGGTTAA
- a CDS encoding shikimate dehydrogenase → MKQTFGLIGYPLTHSFSKKFFTEKFSREGIDAEYENFEIAHIEKLPEVIRTNPMLKGLNVTIPYKQDVFAYLDEADKAAQEIGAVNTIRIEREGKNYRLHGFNTDVIGFGDSIQPLLKSYHKKALVLGTGGASKAVVWALQRLRLSVVLVSRSPNGAGQISYRDLDENLMTEYTVVINATPLGTYPKTEGAPDIPYQFVNDKHLLYDLVYNPEKTRFLAKGEAHGAAIKNGLEMLHGQALAAWEIWNRD, encoded by the coding sequence ATGAAACAAACATTCGGTCTCATTGGATATCCGTTGACGCACTCCTTTTCAAAGAAGTTTTTCACCGAAAAGTTTTCCCGCGAAGGTATTGACGCGGAATACGAAAATTTTGAGATAGCGCATATCGAAAAATTACCGGAAGTAATCCGGACCAATCCGATGCTCAAGGGGCTGAATGTAACCATTCCGTACAAACAAGATGTGTTCGCCTATCTGGATGAGGCCGACAAAGCCGCACAGGAAATCGGTGCCGTTAACACCATCCGGATCGAACGAGAAGGGAAGAATTACCGTTTGCACGGATTTAATACGGATGTGATTGGCTTTGGCGATTCCATCCAACCCTTGTTGAAATCGTACCATAAAAAAGCACTGGTTTTAGGAACCGGTGGCGCATCGAAAGCGGTCGTTTGGGCATTGCAGAGGCTGAGATTGTCTGTGGTTTTGGTTTCCCGTTCACCGAATGGTGCGGGACAAATCAGCTACCGCGATTTAGATGAGAATTTGATGACAGAATATACGGTCGTGATTAATGCCACACCGCTGGGAACATATCCAAAAACGGAAGGAGCTCCGGACATTCCTTACCAGTTCGTTAATGACAAGCATTTGTTGTACGACTTGGTCTACAATCCTGAGAAGACTCGTTTCCTGGCAAAAGGAGAAGCGCATGGCGCAGCCATTAAAAATGGCCTGGAGATGCTTCACGGACAGGCATTGGCTGCCTGGGAAATCTGGAACCGTGATTAA
- a CDS encoding DUF368 domain-containing protein translates to MKRYLSLFTKGLAMGAANVIPGVSGGTVALITGIFEKLIDSIKAFNLTALKLLLSGKFRDFVRHINLDFLLSVFTGVAISILTLARLFDFLFKSYPVYIWSFFFGLILASVYFIGKTVEKWRLSVIISLLVGTAVAFSVSVLSPASENSSMLYLFICGIIAACSMILPGLSGSFVLILLGNYQLVMIDSINELNLMVLLPVVLGAVIGLLAFSHVLSWVFKKFKDQTIALLTGFILGSVGILWPWKHPVYKLDSLGHILIKKSGEKVVSGYDWFVPDTLTTTVVVAVLLMIAGIFTIYLLEKSAQTVEES, encoded by the coding sequence ATGAAGAGATACTTAAGCCTGTTTACCAAAGGATTGGCTATGGGGGCCGCGAACGTTATTCCCGGTGTTTCGGGAGGGACAGTGGCCCTGATTACCGGGATATTTGAGAAGCTGATTGACAGCATCAAAGCATTTAATCTGACGGCGCTGAAATTGTTGTTGAGCGGGAAGTTCAGGGATTTTGTCCGTCACATTAACCTCGATTTCCTGCTGTCTGTTTTTACCGGTGTCGCTATTAGTATCCTGACACTGGCCCGGTTGTTCGATTTTCTGTTCAAGAGTTATCCGGTTTACATCTGGTCGTTCTTCTTCGGTTTGATTCTTGCTTCGGTATATTTTATCGGGAAGACAGTTGAGAAGTGGCGTTTGTCGGTAATCATTAGCCTACTTGTGGGAACGGCAGTTGCTTTTTCCGTATCGGTACTAAGTCCGGCGTCCGAAAATTCCTCTATGCTGTATTTGTTTATTTGCGGAATTATAGCGGCCTGTAGCATGATTCTTCCGGGATTATCAGGTTCGTTTGTGCTCATTCTGTTGGGCAACTACCAGTTGGTTATGATTGATTCGATTAATGAGTTGAACCTGATGGTATTGCTGCCGGTTGTACTTGGCGCCGTAATTGGACTGCTCGCTTTTTCACATGTTTTATCGTGGGTTTTCAAAAAATTCAAGGACCAGACCATCGCATTGCTTACCGGTTTTATCCTTGGCTCCGTGGGAATTCTTTGGCCCTGGAAACATCCGGTTTATAAACTCGATTCATTAGGCCATATCCTGATTAAGAAAAGTGGGGAAAAAGTGGTTTCGGGTTACGATTGGTTTGTTCCGGACACTTTAACAACCACAGTTGTTGTAGCCGTATTGTTGATGATTGCAGGAATATTTACGATATATCTTTTGGAGAAATCGGCTCAAACTGTGGAAGAATCATGA